From the Planctomycetota bacterium genome, the window CAACCAGGCGTTCACGCTGCACGGCGCGATCATGACCTTCCTGTTCATCATCCCGAGCATCCCTGCGGCGTTGGGCAACGTGTTCCTGCCGATGATGCTTGGCGCGAAGGACGTGGCGTTCCCGCGGCTGAACCTCGCTAGCTTCCACCTGTGGTGCGTGGGCGCATTGTTCTTCATTGCAACGCTGCTCACTTCCGGGCTCGACACCGGGTGGACCTTCTACACGCCCTACAGCACGTCCACCTCGACGAGCGTGATCTTCGCGACGATGGGCGTGTTCATCCTCGGGTTCAGCTCGATCTTCACCGGGCTGAACT encodes:
- a CDS encoding cbb3-type cytochrome c oxidase subunit I produces the protein MSWVFTLDHKRIGVMYLCGVMTAFLLGGYYAGHVRLELLDGTPNLVSDNVQESQDAYNQAFTLHGAIMTFLFIIPSIPAALGNVFLPMMLGAKDVAFPRLNLASFHLWCVGALFFIATLLTSGLDTGWTFYTPYSTSTSTSVIFATMGVFILGFSSIFTGLN